A stretch of DNA from Pseudanabaena sp. BC1403:
TCAAGCTGACTGCATCGCCATGAGTGGATTACTCGTCAAGTCCACTGCCTTTATGAAAGATAACCTTCAAGAATTTAACCGCCGAGGTATTACTGTGCCTGTGATTCTCGGTGGAGCCGCGCTGACACCAAAATTCGTTTATCAAGATTGTCAGAATAGCTATAACGGGCGTGTCGTATACGGCAAAGATGCCTTCTCTGACCTCAACTTTATGGACAAGTATATGCCCGCGAAGTTGGAAGGCAAATGGGAAGATGCTAAAGGCTTTTTGGATGAAGATCTAGCGATCGAAGATTTGTCGGCTGATGCTATTGACGGCATTTCTAGTGAAGAGGAAAAAGCCAAAAAAGAAGCGCTACTTGCTGAACGATATCTGGACATCGTGCGTTCTGAAGCCGTAGATACTGATATTCTTCGCCCCAAGCCTCCTTTCTGGGGAACCAAGATTCTCCAAGGTGATGATATTCCTTTTGAGGATCTATTCTGGAATCTAGATATGCAAGCTCTAATCGCAGGTCAATGGCAATTCCGCAAGCCGCAAGATCAATCTCGTGAGGAATATGATGCATTTTTGCAAGAGACAGTCTATCCAATTTTAGAAACGTGGAAAGAGCGCATTATCAATGAGAAGTTACTAGCCCCGACTTCGGTTTATGGCTATTTCCCTGTGCTAGCCGAAGGCAATACGGTCTATTTCTACGATCCCAAAGACATTGATGATATTCACGCAGCCCAGCCAATAAACTCGTTTGTCTTCCCCCGCCAAAAGTCGCTGCGTCGCCTTTGTATCGCCGATTTCTTCTCACCCAAGGAGTCAGGAATTATAGATGTGATGCCATTGCAAGCGGTCACGGTTGGACATATCGCCACTGAGTTTGCTCAAGGTCTATTCAAAGCTAATCAATACACCGATTATCTCTATTTCCACGGTCTAGCCGTGCAGATGGCGGAAGCAGTTGCGGAATGGACACATACTCGCATTCGTAGCGAGTTAGGTTTTGCGGCGGAAGATCCTGATAATATTCGCGATATTCTAGCGCAGCGCTATCATGGCTCCCGCTATAGTTTCGGCTATCCCGCCTGTCCGAATATGCAGGATCAGTTCAAGCTCTTAGATTTGCTCGATGCGAAGCGCGTTGATTTAGTCATGGATGAGAGCGAACAACTCTATCCCGAACAGTCAACCACGGCGTTAATCGTGCATCATCCTACGGCTAAGTATTTCAGTGCTTAAATGGATTAAAAGTTATAAGTAGGAAAGCTTCATTATTTGTAGGATGCGTTAGTGTAACGTAACGCATCTATACAATTAAACGATGATGGGTTACGCGATCGCTAACCCATCCTACACACGATTACTTATATGCCTAGTAACCAATTATGTTGAAATCTATCAAAATCGAAAATTTTCGCTGCTTCCCATTCTTTGAGATGGAACAACTAGGAAGGTTAAATCTCATTGTTGGTACTAACAACAGTGGCAAAACTTCTATTTTAGAAGCAATTCAATTACTTCTAAATTTACCCGCCAATGTTGGTGTATTAGACAATATCATTCTTGGTCGAAGTGAATATATCTTTAATGAAGAGAATCAAGAGCGAGACCTAGTAATTCGTCATCTTTTTTATGATCACAAAATTGATTTTGGTAGTCAATTTTCAATTAGAGGAGTAAATGATCATAATGTACCAATTGAAGTAGTTCTTTCTGTAGAGGATATAAAAACACTAAACTCAGATATAGAATCACCAACTTTATGTATCAAAGGGGCTAACAATATTACTGATATACCATTCAAACTTTCCAAAGAAGGAGTCCTCTCTTCCGATTTACTCCAAATGCAATATTTCAGAAAAAGCTTAGCTGAGCCAAATTCAAATATCCAATTTGTAAATTCGTCTTCACTCGACACACAAGAAGCAATCGAGTTATTTGACGAATTGGTACTAACATCAGAGGAAGATCTTGTAACTCAATCACTGCAAATCATTGAACCTCGAATCAAACGAATCGCAATAGTTAGTTCAGTAAGGTTTCGCTACGTAGGCTCGCGTGGTGGTTTTGTTGTGCAATTTTTCGACGAGAATAAGCGCATCCCTATTGGTAGCATGGGTGATGGGATGTGGCGAATGTTAGGACTCGCTCTTGCGATTGTAAATGCAAAAAATGGAGTTTTACTTATTGATGAAATTGATACTGGGCTACACTTTACCGTGATGTCTGATATGTGGAGAATGCTCTGGGAAACTGCAAAACGCCTTAATGTACAGATTTTTGCGACTACCCATAGTAATGACTGCTGGCAGAGTTTAGCGGATATTGCGAATGCTGAAAATCCTAGTGAAGATGGGATTACGATTCATCGAATTGAGAAAGGAAAGCCACACAGTATTGTTTTCACAGAGCGACAAATTGCGATCGCAGCCGAACGCAATATTGAGGTGCGGTAGAAATGGCTTTAATTCATAAGAACGTTCTACTGGTAGAAGGCGTACAAGAAGTTCGAGTCATTCCAGAACTAATCGAGGCAAGTGGCATAGATTGGGGAACAAAGAAAAATCCTATTGTTTACATTCGCGATAACGTTGGTTACTCAAATTTAAGCGACCCCGATCTGATTGCTACAGAGCTACAAGAATCGGGACGTTCCGCACTTGGTATTGTGGTGGATGCAGATGAAAAACCATCAGATCGTTGGCAAAGCATCAGAAATGCCTGTCTTAAAAGTGTTCCTGATTTACCCGCAGATCTACCAGAAAATGGGTTGATTTGTGACGCTCCTAATGGAATTAAGTTTGGTATTTGGATGATGCCAGATAATAAACAGAGTGGTATGCTCGAAACGTTCTTGGCATATATGATTCCTAATGAAACCGAGATGTTATGGCAGTTTGCTCAATCATCAGTTGAAGTAGCCAAAACTCAAGGAGCAAAATTTACAGAATTTCAGATTGACAAAGCCAACATTTACACTTGGCTAGCTTG
This window harbors:
- a CDS encoding ATP/GTP-binding protein, producing the protein MLKSIKIENFRCFPFFEMEQLGRLNLIVGTNNSGKTSILEAIQLLLNLPANVGVLDNIILGRSEYIFNEENQERDLVIRHLFYDHKIDFGSQFSIRGVNDHNVPIEVVLSVEDIKTLNSDIESPTLCIKGANNITDIPFKLSKEGVLSSDLLQMQYFRKSLAEPNSNIQFVNSSSLDTQEAIELFDELVLTSEEDLVTQSLQIIEPRIKRIAIVSSVRFRYVGSRGGFVVQFFDENKRIPIGSMGDGMWRMLGLALAIVNAKNGVLLIDEIDTGLHFTVMSDMWRMLWETAKRLNVQIFATTHSNDCWQSLADIANAENPSEDGITIHRIEKGKPHSIVFTERQIAIAAERNIEVR
- a CDS encoding DUF3226 domain-containing protein, whose translation is MALIHKNVLLVEGVQEVRVIPELIEASGIDWGTKKNPIVYIRDNVGYSNLSDPDLIATELQESGRSALGIVVDADEKPSDRWQSIRNACLKSVPDLPADLPENGLICDAPNGIKFGIWMMPDNKQSGMLETFLAYMIPNETEMLWQFAQSSVEVAKTQGAKFTEFQIDKANIYTWLAWQNPPGRQLHQAVMEKILDPQHPRAQKFVTWFKELYGL